One Triplophysa rosa linkage group LG8, Trosa_1v2, whole genome shotgun sequence genomic window, tcgggggtgatttttagacaatCTTTCTTTCCAAcatctctctgctggaaagtatctccatggATAtctgagtatctctgctaaaagccttagtaacGTTAccgccggtgttctgccaatttatgctacccataaatttgtgctaccctcgtgttgtgattgggttgggggaggggttatttaggtgtaagggttgggttgggggaggggttagtcctgttttgtatggaggtagcaaaatttgatagggttgcataaattggcagaacaccggccctaacgcgtctctgcagGAGTCATTTATAATCTttagtctttataatattaacgcaggtcctagctcctgcctgacttttatacttctttttatacttaaaatccacagaccctttatttaatgtaataaataagacatcgctctttctacagtctttctaatgcccgcatgatctcttccctgcgtcaacatgagaaaacACGCGATGTCTCAgccgacgacatctttttgtactgtggtggcacCGTCGTGTTTCGAAAGGTAAGGGTGAGCAGACGTGAGCGGaatggttgcaattctcaaaccCACCACTAGTGGCCGCTATAAATCCCACTCTAGACCTTTAagactcaaaatatcttcttttctgttctgcagaaaaaacctTCAAGTGatacaggttttaaactacATGGGAgtgaatgacagaatttgtatttcttTCTGTATATCTCCTAAATCTTTCACACTTTCTATTCACTGTTTTGTTCTGCCACTTCTTCTGAGCCTCTACTGcatataaaaaaactgtacatGAAAGAAATGACTTTCTATTTTTAAACACAGATTTTGTCGATCACTTATGTCATTCTTTTGGAATTATAAAACGTAGGTaaaacatttagtcatttagctgcTGATATCTCATGAGTCATGATTACAAAGTGAAGCAATAAAATTGTCATCAACATCAGCTAATTGGACCTACACATCCTTTCAGTTTGCATCCCTTCACCACTTTTTGGCCGTAAAGATTTCCGAATGGATTTCTCCATCATACTCATATACAGTAGTTCATTAAGGGAGCCATTTCCAAAATAATCTTTCAGAGAGCAGATTATACGAACACGTTCACACggattaaaatgattttctgaACCACATTTCCTGAGCGATACAAATGACCTCGCTTATTCACTGCCTGTGCTTTGTTACGTACACCATGAGTTTTGTGCATGCAGTCATCATGCTGCTGTCGCTCTGTTAATCTTCTCATGCCTTCTCTCACCAGCACTGATCAGCAGAAAGCCCTATTACAAACCACAGAACTGCATAGTGCCAGTGCTTTCTTACATTAATGTATCCTAATCATTAGCTTTTTAAGACATAACAGAGTGCGAGTCATGCTGAACGCGTATTACTTGGGCTCCAAATGACTAACTGTGCCCTTGCGTTCACTCACTGACATTAGCAACACAAGGCTAGATTCACCAAACAGGGTCTCTTCAtcctgtctgtgtctgtgtgtgtgtgtgtgtgtgtgtgtgtgtgtgtgtgtgtgtgtgtgtgtgtgtgagagagagagagagagagagagagagagagagagagaggaagcatTTTATATCCGATACTGAAGTCTCTTTTAATTAATCAGAGAAAAATGACATGGAGGAAGTATGTTATGCAACGCCACGATTCATTATTGCAATAATACAGAACTGTGACATCACATTGATTCTGTGTCAAAACACTgaaaccctgatagcacacgtacatctggcagacatctatttgatgtctgcattttcatctggaagacatctggcagatgctgtttgctcatctgccctacatctccgagacgtctgctgtcagatgtcatatagacctctagaagatgtctgtaagacgtgtatgatttagaatggctgtacaacagctctttctaagatgtttagcagatgtttttaaacagcagatgttttccagatctccagatctttagcagacatcttacagatgtacctgtgctatctggtaCCCGTCTCTGACCCTCACTTCCCTCCCTTGGCTGACCTAACATCCCATATATTCTGTCAAATAAAGATTAGACATTTATTATACCATCTCTTTGTGGTTGATAATTCTTGGTCTTTGCAAAAGCACAACAACACTAAATATTTGTGTATCTCATAGACAAAATGCAAAGTTTCAGTTATTTttatccttaaagggatagttcacccaaaaaggaaaattctgtcatgagtactcactctctagttgttccaaacctgtataaatgtctttttttcctGATGAACATAATATAACAAACAGCCACCATTGATTACAGTAGGAAAATTACAAtgacagtcaaaagtgcccaagaactgtcTGCTGTCTTACAAtcgtcaaaatatcttattttgtgttcaacagaacaaaaaaatataaagtcaatagagtccaagaactgtttggttataagcaatcttccaaatatctttctcggtgttcatcacaacaaatgcagatttggaacaactcggtgagtaaatgatgacagaatttttattttggggtgaactatccctttaaatgaaacaaaatggcaGTAACACTTCACCGTTGGCTTGTGCTGTTCCTCTGCCCAGAGATTTGTTTACCAGTCTATAAATTCACATTCATTGGCATTGCCACCTCCTGACAACATAATAAATTCACGTCTTATTTCAAGTTGGCTGCGCATCTTCCTTTATGAAAGCTCTTCGAGACAACTTATGTGGCGTGTAGTTTGGAGAAAGGAAATGCACTTCCATGAATATTAATGTGACCTATGGATTTGTTACATAAACTTTTGCGTGGTATTCCCTTCTTAGTGACAAAAATATAGAACGCAAGGAGGTTTAATTTGTGAACAATAAACAGGAAGAATTAACATGCATTTCCATAAACAAGCAAGCTATTATCTGCAAAAACACTGCTTTTCGCTTTTTGTGGTGCAACGTTGGTTGGTGTTTCAATACTGCCCTCTAATGGTCAATGCGTCACTTAACAATAACAATTCGAGGACATTAGCAGCTGCACAGTGCCACGAGGCAGGTATGTTAGTTTTATGgacaaaaaacacaacagcGGGCATGGCTTTTTCTATTCTGCTGTTTATTGTAATATGGAAAGCTTACTTTActccaacatttaaaaaaaacaaaggacAGAAACATTATTCACATATTCAACAAAGTCATAGAATTAAATCTCGTTTCATATGCTTTCATGAATGCAGAATGTTTCAGGGGTGATGTACCCGGTTGAACATTTTGTGTACCCAAAGATTCGTTCTTAGTAAAGATGACGTAAAGAACGTCAGCGGCAAGCAAggcaacacatactgtatattcccACATCATCCCTCACTGCTCATATATTGGCTTATTTTGTTCAGGGACATATAGCTCTACTCTTTTTGAgcgttcttttcatctttgcCGTGGTACTCGAGGAAGAAATCATTGCAGGCGACAGTGAGGGCACCCACAAGGATGATGAACTCTGTGAAGTCCACCTCGCCATCATTGTTTGAATCCAGGTCACCCATAACTTTCTCTACTGCATCTTTATCCTGTGCGTTCTGTGAGGGGATTCATGTAAAGTTCATTCAGAAAcagagaaataataataataaaagtagCAGTTAATCGTTAACCTACTTACCCCAAGGTAGTTGCCTAGCTCCTGTGTCAGCATCTCCTTGAGTTCAACTCTACTAAGAGTGTATTTGTCTCCTTCATTCCCAGAGTACTTGTGGAATGTCTGGATCATCAGCTGCATGGCGTTCTCCAGAGTGGAGGCGTTCTCTGACTTCATGGCATCCATTCTAGTGAACAAATGTCAATGAACAAAAGTGGAAAAAAGCAGGAGCAGTAATACGTTCTGTGCATAACATACAGCAAACCGTTCTTAAAGAGAAAACGTGAATCTGGAAACGCTCAGAACCTAAGATGAACCTCGGCTAAATGTAAACCGAGCATCGCACCCAATGAATATGAGGACAAATACTGCTCTGGCTGAGCTCTGCCTGGATAAGCACATTTGCTAATTGATAAGCATCTTTGCTAGCATTTACTACTGTAGTTTGCACACatggcaaaaaaacaacaccagCTTAGATGATGTAAAGAGGTGTGTCACTCAAAACTTGAATTTAGATGAAATGTTTTCTCCTCTGAAGTCACAGGTTAGCACAGTGTTCGACGTACTGAAGGCCATTTCAATCTGAATGCTGTTTTTGTGCAGAAGACTAACCAGAGGACTAACCAGCATCAACAAAGGAAATGGCATTTAAAGTACAGCACAAAATACAGGTAATACCATGAACACTTAAGCTGGCTTTTCTCTGCCCTTCATTTCATCCTTTCAAATTCTTTCCATTCATCCATCCCCTCCAACCCCTTACCTTGCTGTTAGATGGTTGCTGCTGTTCTGTTCCTCGGGGACAGATAAATGCTGGTGAAGAGAGAAGGCAATGGGCTGCATCTTATATACCTACCTGTCCCTCCTCCTATCATACTTCACACTCCTCCTCCCTTCATCCATCCTTATCCATTTCCCACCCccagcacatttaaaatgttatacaaaaaacatgcaaaaacaatgttataaaagTAGCGTAAGTGTGATTTTTATGTGTGCGGCTCGGTATCATGATGAAAAAGGGAAAGCGCACTGCTTTGGATGGTAATCTGAGAAATCTGGAAACAAGCCACACACTCAGTTTTGTTTAATTCATTTCCATTGTTTAATTAAATTGCctcgtgtatgtgtgtgtatgcgtgtgtgtgtgcgtgtgcatataCACAAATACTTTATTGTGACCCTGCTTTGgctgatttactgttttctacaaaaAAGCAATTAATATtatgtaaagaacattttgtgaaaatataaccttgaaaTCTtgaatattgactgagtaaagACATGTcaaaagattgaaatcataggaAAGTTAATGGTTGAAATCCAACTTTGATGCTCgttatctcataattagataTTGAAACTTTAGCATGGTTTTCACTGGCAGGGTCgcaattttctttaaaaatgatcACTTACATGAGTTCATTGTTGTGTAAGGATGTATTGTGAAATTCGTGTATATAAACAAGCTCTGAAGACCCGGAGTACATTGAAATAAGAGCTTTTGGGTAAATGGATATATGTTTGATTCTAAAGGTTAGTTATATGTACTGGTGCTTGTCACATTAAAGTTTAAGGGACGTGATAGTTCAGCACCCCGTCCTAAATGATTCATCTGCTGTAATTGATGACCTAGACACAAACGTCACTATCCCAAAAATAGTTAACACTCCAGAAGTATTTTAGTATCAGCAATGGTGTGAAAaagcttttattattttaaccgTTTGGactgttaaacattaaaactaAACACTGTCAATATCTATATTATGATTTTTCATTCCAAAAACGTTTTACTTTTTAGATTTAGTGTACATATTTCtgaaacatgtaaaaatattatgacatttatttgtttgtttaataactGATTCAAACAAACATTGCTCATGTCTTTACATGTACATTCCTTGGTGTTTCTTGAGATATTAATGTAAAGATGAAATGGAGTCAGGTGCCAGAAGGCTGATTATGTTACAGGCCAAACAAGGTCATGTGGCACATCTGTGGTTACTAACAGCCTGAGGGTCTTGAGAGGTgctgatggtgtgtgtgtgtgtgtgtgtgcgtgtgcgtgcgtgcgtgcgtgcgtgcgtgcgtgcgtgcgtgcgtgtgtgtgtgtgtgtgtgtgtgtgtaagagtgaGAGAGTAACTAAGTGGTCCTGTCACACCTGATACTGCTGAACAGGTGTTAATTCATCATTATACAAACAGTGTCCATACACATCTGCCAGCCAAAGTTTGAAgctgaacaaacacacaaatgcccataaaagaacacaaaacacCTGAAACAGGTGCATTGATGTAGGGCTCAGGATGTACCTAAAACAATGTGTTGTTTACTGTACCTTGTATTAGATGTCTTAAGTTTACATTTCAGAGATGAGCTGTGGGAGTGGCTAATGCAATAATGAACTTACAGCTATCAGAGCCATATGGTAATAAAATAAAGCTAACACTTGAGGTgtcacagtatatatataaaaaaatgttgttttctaaaattaaaacgttgaaaacgtttctgtatatttgacctgtgcttctctctcctttatcttaaatgtgtgctttcactgtgtgtgcgtgtccgtgtgtgtgcgtgtccgtgtgtgtgtgtgtgtgtgtctatgtctatgtgtgttagtacgtgtgcatattgtgtgtgtggagtgttttgtatgtgggtatgtctgttttctgtgttttcacctttttcttgtttttacaggtacaactttaattgttttgcttatagtcaatatgtctcatgtacagctgctttgtaacaatgaaaattgtaaaaagcgctatataaataaagttgagttgagagttgagttgagtttattgaaataaaataatagccTAAAATTTTTtgggaaaaaatgaaatgttgctTCAGAAATAGTTCAAggcactaaaataataataataaacaaaaactaaactaatttttttaaatcttatataacaacataaaaaataaacaataaaatgactgaaattaacataaaaactaaaaatctaaaataaatactttaaaacataatttaaaatattaataaaattataataactcTACCGATACTGTGTTAATTTGACACATatcataatattgtaaataatgtaGCACCAATTGAAAAGTTTTGCCTTAAGACTATGGATGGTTATAAGCTCTCTTTCTCAATTCTTACAAATCAAATTTTAAGCACGATTTGCCAAAAATAcgcataataaaaataattaaaaataactgactgatagcattatttattcatttataaaataGATATTGTGACCATAATATTGTTACTTTGAATTCTTCTTTAAAGAGAAAACCTGATATGGTGGAACGTATGACAGCCCTATTGCTCACACtatttacaattaaaataaatgttgatgACAACAAAAGGACTTCATCAtcattgctttgtttttattgaaagaTTTTACCAAAAACACTGTCACCATATACTCCAACTGGACAAATGTTGGATGTACAATACTGAGCATTGAAAATTTTAAGCACATACATCCTGCATTTATCATTTGTGTCTTTCTTTTGGCTATCCGGTTTGGAAATTATAGAGTCAACATCTTTAGACAAACAATTAAGTTGTATATGAATACAAAAAGGCCatcaaatgataaaaaaaatctgttacaaTAAATTTGGACAAAAGCAAAACGGTAACAAAAATATAGGCGACTTAGCACTTTGGCCACAGGTAAGAGATTGTATAATCACACATctgaatatatgtaaatattgtaCCAACCGAGActtaaaatgtaattgttgTACTATAATGGCTAGTCACAGGGAAATCATCACAAGGACTATATCATGGAATAATTTTGAGCCAATAAGTCAATTTAACTGTTTTCTCTAGCAGTAATTTTGTATGTTTAAACAACTAGTTCAATACAACTTGGCCCCAGTCTTCCCTATTTACCGTGAAGATCTGTTCAAGACTCCAGTATTACAAATCAGCATCAGCGGTTCATTAACCCAAATGTCATCTGTGCTTCTGGACGTTGTTGCGTTCAGCCTATTGTCCGCCGGCCGCATTGGGCTGTCCTTTCTGCTCGCACACTGAATTAGCCACATAGCCTATCAGCGTCATGTACTCCTGGAAACTGACCTTTCCGTCCTGGTTGTCATCTAGCCCTTTCATCATGTCCTTGACTGCTGAAGAGCTGTCTGTGTCCTGATAAAGACAGAGAGACTGTGACATCCTTAATAATTGACAATTGACCACATCACAATTAGCACTGACCAGATTAGCCCGGCCAAGAATGAAGACCGATAATGAGACTTAATCCTGACATTTAGACTTCAGCTGAGAAGGTTTTAGGCATATGTGGGTGCTGCTTACACTCATAATGTTGCCCAGCTGGCTCTGGACTAGTTTTTGGAAACTCTTGCTGCTCAGATTCTCTTTGCCCCGTGTGGCTGACAGGAACTGCATGACCACTGTTTTAATGGCGCCCTCCATATCTAGAACTGTACAGAAAAGAGAAGAACTTGTTAAGATATATTACACGTGTATATATGTTGTTGTTAATACTGTATTAGCATGGATAATATTCTGTACAATAGGCACACAGACATATAAGCACTTGTGGAAACAAACTGACCAATCAAATTAAAGGAGCAGAATTAACTGTTGCTTGAACGCCACATCTCATTCACATTCGTGTCATTTATTTACTGATTCTCGTTCTATCTTGCAACAATGTATCACAAGGACAACATTTTAATGTCAGCAAATTACGTATCAGGAGCCCGAAATAGCCGAAAAGCAAGACTAGGCACTGGAAAATGAGTGACCTGAGGAGAGAGATGATGTTagaataattaaaaagcatGAAGAAGGGAGAGAAGAGCACAGCACAGGAGGAGTGTGTGGAGCTGTAGAGTTTATACCACAAGACAATGGAACCTGTGATCTTTAACAGACATTCGATCCACTGAGGACACAGGCTCACGTTACCTCAGGGGTTGCCTGCTACCTGTCTGTTACTCTCTCTCGCTTCCGACAGCAAACCTACACAGAAGCCCGTACGCGTACTTCCAAGTGTGCAGAGGCTTTTTTCCTTgaacaaaaactattttttaggTTCCTTTCCAACACACAAAGCAATCATCTTTAGCCTATTTCATATTCTTGTGATCCCCATCGCATATTTGACACTAACAAATAATTCATGATGTAATTTGTGTTTCCATCAGGTGACATTTAGGAGGCTAATCCTTTAGTGAGAGATTCATAACAAGCACACaggtacagtaaacacacaagtGACTACTAACCAAGACTGGTGCTTACataaaaatttaaagggatagttcacccaaaaatgaaaattctgtcatcatttacttacccttgttactttctttttttctgcagaacacaaaagaaggtattttgaggaatgttggtaaccgaacaattcgcattggttttgtgtccatacaatatggTGAATCGATATCACCATTGTTAAgttaccaacatccttcaaaatatcttcttttgtgttctgcagaaaaaaatcatacaggtttaaatgacaagagggtgagtaaatgattacagtattgttattttggggtaaactatccctttaagagatgtGATTATTCAGCACCCaattttcacacaaaaatataggCTAGACAAATAcaataaagaataaatgaaGAATATGATAAAGGATAccttaaaaatatgtattttgaataacaaaatcaaacacTGTAGGGGATTTGTGCTTTAACAATTTTAATACGATTATGTCAATTTATTATCTACACACTCGAAAAATGCTGGGGTGTTTTTATCCCATGGTTAGGTTCAAATAGAATAGAACTATTTATTGGTATTGCACAGCTGTACAACAAAATTTTGCAGTTCTCTTTTAGCAGTACTCTTCTCAGtagtgcacatactgtacagatGAGACGCATataaacaatgtaaacaaatgtc contains:
- the s100t gene encoding S100 calcium binding protein T, which gives rise to MQPIAFSLHQHLSVPEEQNSSNHLTARMDAMKSENASTLENAMQLMIQTFHKYSGNEGDKYTLSRVELKEMLTQELGNYLGNAQDKDAVEKVMGDLDSNNDGEVDFTEFIILVGALTVACNDFFLEYHGKDEKNAQKE
- the si:ch211-105c13.3 gene encoding protein S100-A16, with the translated sequence MEGAIKTVVMQFLSATRGKENLSSKSFQKLVQSQLGNIMSDTDSSSAVKDMMKGLDDNQDGKVSFQEYMTLIGYVANSVCEQKGQPNAAGGQ